In the Vicinamibacteria bacterium genome, TCCTCGACCCCATCGACGGAACGGTGTCTTTCGTTCACGGCGTTCCTTTGTTCGGCGTTCTCATCGGATTGGAGATCGGTGGCGAGCCCGTGGTCGGCGTTTGTTATCTGCCTGCGCTCGACGAAATGCTCTCGGCGGCGCGTGGCGAGGGCTGCCGCTGGAACGGACGCGAAGCCCGCGTCAGCTCGATCCGAGAGCTCCGCGAGGCCCTCGTTTGCCTGACGGAGCCGGGTAGTCTCGACGGAGCACATCGATTCTTCTGGGAGCGCCTGAAGCGAAATGCGAGGCTCATTCGTGGGTACAGCGATTGCTACGGACACTGTCTCGTGGCCACTGGCCGCGCCGAGATCATGCTCGATCCCGTCATGAATCTCTGGGATTGCGCCGCCTTGGCTCCGATCGTCGAAGAAGCAGGCGGAACTTTCACGGATTGGCGAGGCCGACATGCGATCGATTCGGGAAACGCCATCAGCACCAACGGCGCCCTGCTGTCCGAGGTGATGGCTCTCATCGAGGACGCGGGCGGGAGTTGAGGGGCTTCACTCTCGGCTTCATTTCCTGCCTCACTCTGGCAGGCTGTGGCCTTTCCCGCCCGGCACGATACCCGCGCATCGTGTTGGTGTCCCTGGATACACTCCACGTCGATTGGACGAGCCCGTACAACTCGAAGGTCTCCACGACGCCGTTCCTGTCTCGCTTCGCCTCGGAAGGCACTCGCTTCGCCCGCGCTTACACCCTCGTGC is a window encoding:
- the hisN gene encoding histidinol-phosphatase, producing the protein MEIVTRSTREYLDFAIEAAFRAGRLVLSHFQTGLQVDRKADDSPVTLADREGERLLRKLISERFPRHAVVGEEMGVASSDSSHRWILDPIDGTVSFVHGVPLFGVLIGLEIGGEPVVGVCYLPALDEMLSAARGEGCRWNGREARVSSIRELREALVCLTEPGSLDGAHRFFWERLKRNARLIRGYSDCYGHCLVATGRAEIMLDPVMNLWDCAALAPIVEEAGGTFTDWRGRHAIDSGNAISTNGALLSEVMALIEDAGGS